From a single Pirellulales bacterium genomic region:
- a CDS encoding HNH endonuclease, whose product MTAVAPALDPLGASVLVLNRLYVAVHVINVRRAFSLLFRELAEVIHLEDGQYANYDFESWREISELRAEFKEPDQDWVRSVNFEIQVPRVIRLLSYERLPKQVIRFNRRNIFARDGNRCQYCGRRFPMSELSLDHVMPRSRGGDTSWENIVCSCVKCNVRKGGRTPHEANMKLVRPPVKPKRSPLLTLKLGNPKYESWKSFLDNAYWSVDLK is encoded by the coding sequence ATGACTGCCGTGGCTCCCGCGCTTGATCCCCTCGGGGCAAGTGTGTTGGTGTTGAATCGCCTTTACGTGGCGGTTCACGTGATCAATGTGCGCCGCGCGTTCTCTTTGTTGTTCCGCGAGCTCGCGGAAGTCATCCATCTGGAAGATGGCCAATACGCCAACTACGACTTCGAGTCGTGGCGTGAAATCAGCGAATTGCGGGCCGAGTTCAAAGAGCCCGATCAAGACTGGGTCCGCTCGGTCAACTTCGAGATCCAGGTGCCGCGCGTCATCCGGCTGCTGTCGTACGAACGGCTGCCGAAGCAGGTGATCCGCTTCAATCGGCGCAATATCTTTGCCCGCGATGGAAACCGCTGTCAGTACTGCGGGCGTCGCTTTCCGATGAGCGAGTTGAGCCTCGATCACGTGATGCCGCGCAGCCGGGGGGGGGACACGAGTTGGGAGAACATCGTCTGCAGTTGCGTGAAGTGCAACGTCCGCAAAGGGGGACGCACGCCGCACGAAGCGAACATGAAGCTCGTGCGGCCCCCCGTCAAACCGAAACGCAGCCCGTTGCTCACGCTCAAGCTGGGCAATCCGAAGTACGAGAGCTGGAAATCGTTCCTCGACAACGCCTACTGGTCGGTCGATTTGAAGTAG
- a CDS encoding ABC-2 family transporter protein, which translates to MYARVQTWWTILVISLEERLVYRGDFALATFMRFIPIVTQIFLWGAVFSATTGTMVAGFSYNDFVAYYLLTMISRAFSSMPGLSSNIALQIRDGSIKKFLIQPIDLMGYLILQRTAHKLVYYLVALGPFALIFFICRGYFPGWPDAPTMAGYLASLAMSFLLGFFLEALIGMVGFWFLEVSSLLFLYMLFNFFFSGHMFPIDMLPGHWRTIVEWLPLQYLAYFPAAVFLGKITGAALVKGLLWQLAWVVFFAVACRVAYVRGIRRYSAYGG; encoded by the coding sequence ATGTACGCGCGCGTGCAAACCTGGTGGACGATCCTGGTGATCTCGCTCGAGGAGCGCCTGGTCTACCGGGGCGATTTCGCGCTCGCCACGTTCATGCGGTTCATCCCGATCGTCACGCAGATTTTTCTCTGGGGGGCCGTCTTTAGCGCAACCACGGGCACCATGGTGGCTGGGTTCAGCTACAACGACTTCGTGGCGTATTACCTGCTGACGATGATCAGCCGCGCGTTCTCGAGCATGCCGGGCCTGTCGTCGAACATCGCCCTGCAGATTCGCGATGGCTCGATCAAGAAGTTTCTGATTCAGCCGATCGACCTGATGGGCTACCTGATCCTGCAGCGCACGGCGCACAAGCTGGTCTATTACCTGGTGGCGCTGGGACCCTTCGCGCTGATCTTCTTCATCTGCCGCGGCTACTTCCCGGGCTGGCCCGACGCGCCGACGATGGCCGGCTACCTGGCCTCGCTGGCGATGTCTTTCCTGCTGGGCTTCTTTCTCGAGGCCCTGATCGGCATGGTCGGCTTCTGGTTCCTCGAGGTCAGCTCGCTACTGTTCCTCTACATGCTGTTCAACTTCTTCTTCTCGGGTCACATGTTTCCGATCGACATGCTGCCGGGGCATTGGCGCACGATCGTCGAGTGGCTGCCGCTGCAGTACCTGGCGTACTTTCCGGCGGCGGTTTTCCTGGGCAAGATCACCGGCGCGGCACTCGTGAAGGGCCTGCTCTGGCAGTTGGCCTGGGTGGTGTTCTTTGCCGTTGCCTGCCGCGTGGCGTACGTGCGTGGCATCCGGCGCTATAGCGCCTACGGAGGTTGA
- a CDS encoding M20/M25/M40 family metallo-hydrolase — protein sequence MIRRTATLSPKRPTATNGEAPRVSSPGAAEPDRQEALELVLSLMAIPGESGREGAVAQEITRRLLDAGAKREDIRHDDAHRRSVLPGEVGNLIFKLPGTVRAPRRLLMAHLDTVPLCIGSKPKLEGGWVRSADATTGLGADDRAGASVVLSTALVILRHKLPHPPLTFFWPVQEEVGLHGARHARLSMLGKPKLAFNWDGGPAEKLTVGATGAYRMTITIQGRASHAGGAPERGVSAIAIAGIAIAELQRNGWHGLIQKGRHTGTSNIGIIRGGAATNVVTPSVEVRAEARSHDPIFRKRIVREIDKAFSRAAREVRSSDHHTGHVKIDTRVDYEAFKLADDEACVLAAEEAVRDVGLEPLRAIGNGGLDANWMTAHGIPTVTMGCGQQFVHTTDERLDVAAFHSACRIALRLATTASS from the coding sequence ATGATTCGCCGTACTGCCACGTTGTCTCCCAAGCGCCCAACCGCCACGAATGGTGAGGCGCCACGTGTCTCATCGCCCGGCGCGGCGGAGCCCGATCGCCAGGAAGCGCTTGAGCTCGTGCTCTCCCTGATGGCCATCCCGGGCGAAAGTGGCCGCGAGGGCGCCGTTGCGCAAGAGATCACACGGCGCCTGCTCGACGCCGGCGCGAAGCGCGAGGACATTCGACACGACGACGCGCATCGCCGCTCGGTCCTGCCGGGCGAGGTAGGAAATCTCATCTTCAAGCTGCCCGGCACCGTTCGTGCCCCACGCAGGCTCTTGATGGCGCATCTCGACACGGTGCCGCTGTGTATCGGTTCGAAGCCCAAGCTCGAAGGGGGCTGGGTGCGGTCGGCCGACGCGACGACGGGACTCGGCGCCGACGATCGAGCTGGCGCTTCGGTAGTGTTGTCGACGGCGCTGGTCATTCTGCGACACAAGCTGCCGCATCCACCGCTGACCTTCTTCTGGCCGGTGCAGGAAGAGGTCGGTCTGCACGGCGCGCGGCATGCCCGGCTCAGCATGTTGGGTAAGCCAAAACTTGCGTTCAATTGGGATGGCGGACCAGCCGAGAAACTGACCGTCGGCGCGACGGGCGCCTACCGCATGACGATCACCATTCAGGGGCGCGCGAGCCATGCCGGCGGCGCCCCCGAACGCGGTGTCAGCGCGATCGCCATCGCCGGCATCGCCATTGCCGAGCTCCAGCGCAACGGCTGGCATGGCCTGATCCAGAAAGGTCGCCACACGGGCACGAGCAACATCGGCATCATTCGCGGCGGCGCCGCGACAAACGTGGTGACGCCATCGGTCGAGGTTCGTGCAGAAGCTCGCAGCCACGATCCCATCTTCCGCAAGCGCATCGTGCGCGAGATCGACAAGGCCTTCAGCCGCGCGGCTCGCGAGGTCCGCAGCTCCGACCATCACACCGGGCACGTGAAGATCGATACCCGCGTCGACTACGAGGCCTTCAAGCTGGCCGACGACGAAGCGTGCGTGCTGGCGGCCGAAGAGGCGGTGCGCGACGTGGGTCTCGAGCCCTTGCGGGCGATCGGCAACGGGGGGCTCGATGCCAACTGGATGACGGCCCACGGCATTCCCACGGTCACCATGGGCTGCGGACAACAGTTCGTCCACACGACGGACGAACGCCTCGATGTGGCCGCGTTTCACAGCGCGTGTAGAATTGCGCTGAGGCTGGCAACGACGGCAAGTTCGTAG
- a CDS encoding (2Fe-2S)-binding protein, translated as MDLDDEMCLCFHVTKRKVLNFLRVEKPRRVGQMSECFGAGTGCGWCRPFLRRAFEAAVAGGTTEQEEPSAAEYAQRRSRYIKAGGGTPPPGATPVGDE; from the coding sequence ATGGATCTCGACGACGAAATGTGCCTGTGCTTTCACGTGACAAAGCGCAAGGTGCTGAATTTCCTGCGCGTCGAGAAGCCGCGCCGCGTGGGCCAGATGAGCGAGTGTTTTGGCGCCGGCACCGGCTGTGGCTGGTGTCGACCTTTTCTGCGGCGTGCGTTCGAGGCAGCCGTTGCAGGCGGCACGACCGAGCAAGAAGAACCAAGCGCCGCGGAGTACGCCCAGCGGCGTTCGCGGTACATCAAGGCCGGCGGCGGCACTCCTCCCCCCGGCGCAACACCCGTGGGGGACGAGTAA
- the aroF gene encoding 3-deoxy-7-phosphoheptulonate synthase, with product MIVVMRKEASQAEVEHMVERVQQLGLKPHVIVGVERTVIAAVGSESKELKESLESGPGVAEVLPILASYKVASRELKSERTVVTAGSLSCGGQQIGVIAGPCSVESEQQILDTARAVKAAGATALRGGAFKPRTSPYSFQGMKEEGLKLLAKAREETGLAVVTEVLATEDVPLVAAYADVLQIGARNMQNYRLLEAVGREKQAVLLKRGPSATMEEMLLAAEYILDAGNPNVILCERGIRTFEAHTRFTLPLASVPYLHAKTHLPVVVDPSHGTGHTYLVPQMAAASVAAGADGLILEVHPDPERAASDGYQSLNFAGFRQTMELCRRVATALERAV from the coding sequence GTGATCGTCGTCATGCGAAAAGAGGCCTCGCAGGCCGAAGTGGAACACATGGTCGAACGCGTGCAGCAGTTAGGCCTCAAGCCGCACGTGATCGTGGGGGTCGAGCGGACCGTGATCGCCGCCGTCGGCAGCGAAAGCAAGGAGCTGAAAGAGTCGCTCGAATCGGGGCCCGGCGTGGCCGAGGTGCTGCCGATCCTCGCTTCCTACAAAGTCGCCAGTCGCGAGTTGAAGTCGGAGCGCACCGTGGTGACCGCCGGCAGCTTGTCGTGCGGCGGCCAGCAGATCGGCGTGATCGCCGGGCCCTGCTCGGTCGAAAGCGAACAGCAAATCCTCGACACGGCGCGGGCCGTCAAGGCCGCCGGCGCGACGGCGCTGCGCGGCGGAGCGTTCAAGCCGCGCACGAGCCCTTACAGCTTCCAGGGCATGAAGGAAGAAGGGCTCAAGCTGCTGGCCAAGGCGCGCGAAGAGACCGGGCTGGCCGTGGTGACCGAGGTGCTCGCCACCGAGGACGTGCCGCTCGTGGCCGCTTATGCCGACGTGCTGCAGATCGGCGCGCGCAACATGCAGAACTACCGCCTGCTCGAGGCCGTCGGGCGCGAGAAGCAGGCCGTGCTGCTCAAACGCGGTCCCAGCGCCACCATGGAAGAGATGCTGCTGGCGGCCGAGTACATTCTCGACGCCGGCAACCCGAACGTGATCCTCTGCGAGCGCGGCATCCGCACGTTCGAGGCGCATACGCGCTTCACGCTGCCGCTGGCCTCGGTGCCCTATCTGCACGCCAAGACGCACCTGCCGGTGGTGGTCGACCCGAGCCACGGCACGGGGCACACGTATCTCGTGCCGCAGATGGCCGCCGCGAGCGTGGCCGCCGGCGCCGATGGACTGATCCTGGAAGTGCATCCCGACCCGGAACGCGCCGCCAGCGACGGTTACCAGTCGCTCAACTTCGCGGGTTTTCGGCAGACGATGGAGCTTTGCCGCCGCGTGGCGACGGCGCTGGAGCGTGCGGTGTAG
- a CDS encoding thermonuclease family protein, giving the protein MNHGPRFEPRRRPRKASLGVAVLVAILLAARACSDSNTDHQVDAPAPVTESLAAGEHKIRRVVDGDTLLLEDGSRVRLLGVDTPETVKPDTPPEPWGAEASEFTRQFLSGGTVRLEFDRERVDAYGRYLAYAWVGDRLLNEELLRAGLGRPLLQFNYSSSMKTRFRKAADEARQAERGIWSLERPQANRKAA; this is encoded by the coding sequence ATGAACCACGGGCCGCGATTCGAGCCGCGCCGCCGTCCGCGGAAAGCCTCGCTCGGTGTGGCGGTGCTGGTCGCCATCCTGCTCGCCGCGCGCGCCTGTAGCGACAGCAACACCGACCACCAGGTCGACGCGCCGGCGCCGGTCACGGAATCGCTCGCCGCTGGCGAACATAAGATCCGCCGTGTCGTCGATGGCGACACACTCTTATTAGAGGATGGCTCGCGCGTGCGACTGCTCGGAGTCGATACGCCCGAGACGGTCAAACCCGACACGCCCCCCGAACCCTGGGGCGCTGAGGCGAGCGAGTTCACGCGCCAGTTTCTCTCTGGCGGAACCGTGCGACTCGAATTCGACCGCGAGCGCGTCGATGCGTACGGGCGCTACTTGGCCTATGCCTGGGTAGGCGATCGCCTGCTGAACGAAGAGCTGTTGCGCGCCGGGCTCGGCCGCCCGCTGCTGCAGTTCAATTATTCATCGTCGATGAAGACGCGCTTTCGCAAAGCGGCCGACGAGGCCCGCCAGGCCGAACGCGGCATCTGGTCGCTCGAACGTCCCCAGGCGAATCGCAAAGCGGCTTGA
- a CDS encoding DUF1559 domain-containing protein, with amino-acid sequence MEPLSITCTTCNTRLRVRDKEALGKILACPRCGGMVQVPAKEVQAESAISSDAPTATQPTGVASTPNDAGLELSGAAAQPGRRPWILGACGVLLLTIAAVAGWALLSSNETPPSVAVAPIEKPVTPIEVAEPPADRTLVEVAPPEASEEPAPVAEEPPPASEQPSDARGVDDANHQRLAEALQKHAAEQGEYPVGAAGTPQLPATERLSWIATLLPYYGHEDWHASLNFRRSWKDEQNRPITTQKLSEVTNPALTPLEGDAPEAEFPATHYVGVAGVGADAGDLPIDHPRAGVFGFQRRVRSTDIPDGASNTIAVLGASGNLGPWSAGGAATVRPLTQAPYVNGPDGFGSGTPDGLAAGMADGSVRFFSKDVDPRVLEQMATIAGHEAAPVETPLAGPARAPANPTADGAPAAVEASPSVPTADTPLATSDDEPWRAAVEARLADPLLELAFTEIALSDFVDFISQLSTLEITLDLDALAEAGVTPDLKFSIHLAETTVGDALKEGLAELGLAYTADAGRLVVSSPRRIGGQLRLVRYRVGDLTGSAPASVEAFAELVRTLVEPATWSEAGGAGTLELVGDALLVRQSDATHYDLLVLCEKLRVARGGRPASVGDPSRFALASRSQQAQVKLDTPLRTVNFGEGTPLTKIVDFLQSQARVNLTIDWQALAPAGISREVTASLVVANVPLGEALTRLLEPLELDYLVVGPRTFQITSKQQAASRRELEIYPVRDLLDGSTDEGTVVARLTSGLAGVVVARFDRPSASVLLLAPQTLQREVEARLTAWRAEQSPAKQDAAAATPGEAAKTR; translated from the coding sequence GTGGAACCCCTTTCGATCACCTGCACGACCTGCAACACGCGGCTGCGCGTGCGCGACAAGGAGGCGCTGGGCAAGATCCTGGCCTGCCCCCGTTGCGGTGGCATGGTGCAGGTTCCGGCGAAGGAGGTACAGGCCGAGTCCGCCATCAGCAGCGACGCACCGACGGCCACCCAGCCCACCGGCGTGGCCAGCACGCCGAACGATGCGGGTCTCGAATTGTCCGGCGCCGCGGCACAACCAGGTCGGAGGCCGTGGATTCTCGGCGCGTGCGGTGTACTGCTCCTGACGATCGCGGCCGTGGCAGGTTGGGCGCTCTTGTCGTCGAACGAAACACCACCGTCGGTGGCCGTCGCCCCGATCGAGAAACCGGTCACGCCGATAGAAGTTGCCGAGCCCCCGGCCGATCGCACACTGGTGGAAGTTGCACCGCCCGAGGCGAGCGAAGAGCCAGCGCCCGTTGCCGAAGAACCCCCGCCGGCGTCCGAACAGCCGAGCGACGCGCGCGGCGTCGACGACGCGAATCACCAGCGACTGGCCGAGGCTTTGCAAAAGCATGCGGCCGAGCAGGGAGAGTATCCCGTCGGCGCGGCTGGCACACCGCAACTGCCAGCCACGGAGCGTTTGAGTTGGATCGCCACGCTCTTGCCCTACTACGGGCATGAGGATTGGCACGCGTCGCTCAATTTCCGGCGCTCGTGGAAGGACGAACAGAACCGGCCGATCACCACGCAAAAGCTCAGCGAAGTGACCAACCCCGCCCTGACTCCTCTGGAAGGAGATGCTCCGGAGGCGGAGTTCCCCGCGACGCATTATGTCGGCGTGGCGGGTGTCGGAGCCGATGCGGGCGACCTGCCCATCGATCATCCCCGGGCTGGCGTGTTCGGTTTTCAGCGGCGCGTGCGCAGCACGGACATTCCTGACGGTGCATCGAATACGATCGCCGTGCTGGGGGCGAGTGGCAACCTGGGACCTTGGAGCGCGGGTGGGGCCGCGACGGTGCGTCCACTCACACAGGCTCCTTATGTGAATGGCCCCGACGGCTTTGGCAGCGGCACGCCCGATGGTCTCGCGGCAGGCATGGCCGATGGTTCCGTGCGATTCTTCTCGAAGGATGTCGACCCTCGCGTGTTGGAGCAAATGGCTACCATTGCCGGCCACGAAGCGGCGCCGGTCGAAACGCCCCTGGCCGGTCCCGCGCGGGCGCCAGCGAATCCGACGGCGGATGGTGCTCCGGCCGCAGTCGAAGCCTCGCCGTCTGTCCCCACCGCGGATACCCCCCTCGCCACAAGCGACGACGAGCCATGGCGCGCGGCCGTCGAGGCGCGTCTCGCCGATCCGCTGCTCGAGTTGGCCTTTACCGAAATCGCGCTGTCGGACTTCGTCGATTTCATCTCGCAGTTGAGCACGCTGGAAATCACGCTCGACCTCGATGCCCTGGCCGAGGCGGGAGTCACGCCCGATTTGAAGTTCTCGATTCACCTGGCCGAGACGACGGTCGGAGATGCACTGAAAGAGGGGCTCGCGGAACTGGGGCTGGCCTACACGGCCGACGCTGGCCGACTGGTTGTCTCCAGTCCGCGGCGCATCGGCGGGCAACTCCGACTGGTGCGGTACCGTGTCGGCGATCTCACGGGCAGCGCCCCGGCTTCGGTCGAGGCCTTTGCCGAACTGGTACGAACCCTGGTCGAACCGGCGACGTGGAGCGAGGCTGGCGGCGCAGGGACCCTCGAACTGGTCGGCGATGCGCTGCTCGTGCGGCAAAGCGATGCGACGCATTACGACCTGCTCGTCCTGTGCGAGAAGCTGCGCGTGGCACGTGGCGGACGTCCGGCGAGTGTCGGCGACCCCTCTCGTTTCGCACTGGCCAGCCGCAGCCAGCAGGCACAAGTCAAGCTCGACACGCCGCTGCGTACGGTGAACTTTGGCGAGGGCACCCCCCTGACGAAGATCGTCGACTTTCTGCAGTCCCAGGCACGGGTGAATCTCACTATCGATTGGCAGGCCTTGGCGCCGGCCGGTATCTCGCGCGAGGTTACCGCCTCGTTGGTCGTCGCGAATGTGCCGCTGGGCGAAGCGCTCACCAGATTGCTCGAACCACTGGAGTTGGACTACCTGGTGGTCGGACCGCGGACGTTTCAGATCACGTCGAAACAGCAGGCCGCCTCACGGCGCGAGCTGGAAATCTACCCCGTGCGCGATCTGCTGGACGGCTCGACCGATGAGGGGACGGTCGTGGCTCGCTTAACGTCGGGGTTGGCCGGAGTAGTGGTGGCCCGTTTCGATCGGCCCTCGGCGAGCGTTTTGTTGTTGGCTCCCCAGACGTTGCAGCGCGAGGTGGAAGCCCGCCTGACCGCCTGGCGTGCCGAGCAGTCGCCGGCCAAGCAGGATGCCGCGGCAGCCACGCCGGGCGAGGCCGCCAAGACACGGTAA
- a CDS encoding ABC-2 family transporter protein, with product MPRTDQPSYARVFLTFARNSLVRDMTFRSNFVIDVVTSLGWMLMNLAFYTLIFRYTNSIGYNSGWGKYEFFIFLATTIFVNSLVQAFFMPNADEFGELVRTGNLDFALLKPIDTQFLVSLRKIEWSSLGNFFFALGLVLWSLYQLDYVPSLAKLVLYPLYLACGVAIMYSLMISLAAASVWLGRNQSLYDFWFYVTNFSRYPMEIYQGTWGTALRQFFTFIVPVLIVVNVPARILVKPLDAAQWKFAALALVMTAASLLASRWIFNRSLLSYRSASS from the coding sequence ATGCCCCGCACCGACCAGCCCAGCTACGCACGCGTGTTTCTCACCTTCGCGCGGAATAGCCTCGTGCGGGACATGACGTTCCGCTCGAACTTCGTGATCGACGTGGTGACTTCGCTCGGCTGGATGCTGATGAACCTGGCGTTCTATACGCTCATCTTTCGATACACGAATTCGATTGGCTACAACAGCGGCTGGGGCAAATATGAGTTTTTCATCTTTCTGGCGACGACGATCTTCGTGAACAGCCTGGTGCAGGCCTTTTTCATGCCCAATGCCGACGAGTTCGGCGAACTGGTGCGGACGGGCAATCTCGACTTCGCGCTCTTGAAGCCGATCGACACGCAGTTTCTCGTCTCGCTGCGCAAGATCGAGTGGTCGTCGCTGGGCAACTTTTTCTTTGCCCTGGGACTGGTGCTGTGGTCGCTCTACCAACTCGACTACGTCCCTTCGCTGGCCAAGCTGGTGCTCTACCCGCTCTACCTGGCCTGCGGCGTGGCGATCATGTACAGCCTGATGATCTCGCTCGCGGCGGCCAGCGTCTGGTTGGGGCGCAACCAGAGCCTGTACGACTTCTGGTTCTACGTGACGAACTTCTCGCGCTACCCGATGGAGATCTACCAGGGCACCTGGGGCACCGCCTTGCGGCAGTTTTTCACCTTCATTGTGCCGGTGCTGATCGTGGTGAACGTGCCGGCGCGGATCCTGGTCAAGCCGCTCGACGCGGCACAATGGAAGTTCGCCGCGCTGGCCCTGGTGATGACGGCCGCTAGCCTGCTCGCCTCGCGCTGGATCTTCAACCGCTCGCTGCTCTCGTACCGCAGCGCGAGTAGCTAA
- a CDS encoding ABC transporter ATP-binding protein, giving the protein MPIIEIEGLSKSYRVYQKREGLWASIGGLFRRQYREVPAVRSIDLAVDAGEFTAFLGPNGAGKTTTLKLLSGVIHPTSGTARVLGHIPWKRENAYRRRFALVMGQKNQLWWDLPAQESFRLHQQIYRLAPADFERARDELVDLLDVGQLLGRPVRELSLGERMKMELIAALLHQPEVLFLDEPTIGLDVVAQHNIQTFLREYQARRQITILLTSHYMKDVAALCRRVVIITHGRIMYDGSLSGVIDRFSSHKVVTLLFGDGQMPADLARYGTLLETVAPKAKIRVERRAVPEVLAHVLDHYTLEDVSVEDPPLEEVIAEAFSQARADLEADEASRAAATVERT; this is encoded by the coding sequence ATGCCGATCATCGAGATAGAAGGGCTGTCGAAGTCCTACCGCGTCTACCAGAAGCGAGAAGGCCTGTGGGCCTCGATCGGGGGCCTGTTTCGCCGCCAATACCGCGAGGTCCCCGCCGTCCGCTCCATCGATCTGGCGGTCGACGCCGGCGAGTTCACCGCCTTCCTCGGTCCCAACGGCGCCGGCAAGACCACTACGCTCAAGCTCCTCTCCGGGGTGATTCATCCCACGAGCGGCACCGCCCGCGTGCTCGGGCACATCCCCTGGAAGCGCGAGAACGCCTACCGCCGCCGCTTCGCCCTGGTGATGGGGCAAAAAAACCAGCTCTGGTGGGACCTGCCGGCGCAAGAGTCGTTCCGCCTGCACCAGCAGATCTATCGCCTGGCGCCGGCCGATTTCGAGCGTGCCCGCGACGAGCTGGTCGACCTGCTCGACGTGGGGCAGTTGCTCGGCCGCCCCGTGCGCGAACTATCGCTGGGCGAGCGGATGAAGATGGAGCTGATCGCGGCGCTTTTGCATCAGCCCGAGGTGTTGTTCCTCGACGAGCCCACGATCGGGCTCGACGTCGTCGCGCAGCACAATATTCAGACCTTTCTGCGCGAGTACCAGGCGCGGCGCCAGATCACCATTCTGCTGACGAGCCACTACATGAAGGACGTGGCGGCGCTCTGCCGGCGCGTGGTCATCATCACGCACGGCCGCATCATGTACGACGGCTCGCTGTCGGGCGTGATCGACCGTTTCAGCAGCCACAAGGTGGTGACGCTGCTCTTCGGCGACGGTCAGATGCCGGCCGATCTGGCGCGCTACGGCACGCTGCTCGAAACCGTCGCGCCGAAGGCCAAGATCCGCGTCGAGCGCCGCGCCGTGCCCGAGGTGCTGGCCCACGTGCTCGACCATTACACGCTCGAGGATGTGAGCGTCGAGGATCCGCCGCTCGAAGAGGTGATCGCCGAGGCGTTCTCGCAAGCCCGGGCCGATCTCGAAGCGGACGAAGCGTCTCGTGCCGCCGCCACCGTCGAGCGAACGTAG
- a CDS encoding antibiotic biosynthesis monooxygenase yields MFHLNVWLTVKRDEDIARVAELLTTAQQWSREEPGNRRFEVYHSETDSRRFLLCEHWETKADWETHREAKAFREIYAPQILPLVDREPHPSRLLG; encoded by the coding sequence ATGTTTCATCTCAACGTCTGGCTGACCGTGAAGCGCGACGAGGATATTGCCCGAGTCGCCGAGTTGCTGACGACGGCGCAGCAGTGGTCGCGCGAGGAGCCGGGCAATCGCCGCTTCGAGGTCTACCACTCCGAGACCGACTCGCGCCGCTTCCTCCTCTGCGAGCACTGGGAGACGAAGGCCGACTGGGAGACCCATCGCGAGGCCAAGGCCTTCCGCGAGATCTACGCGCCCCAGATCCTGCCGCTGGTCGATCGCGAACCCCATCCCTCGCGGCTGCTCGGGTAA
- a CDS encoding type II toxin-antitoxin system PemK/MazF family toxin translates to MKLTRGDVVLVDYPYTDRTGSKVRPTAVVSADELNQTDDVVLAAITSVVRPKLDAWQLQINPARPDSRGTGLLATSVIDCGNVLTVDQGFVLKKLGRLPRSIMTQVDNCLAKALGVKP, encoded by the coding sequence ATGAAACTGACACGGGGTGACGTTGTACTCGTCGACTATCCATATACGGATCGTACGGGCAGCAAAGTTCGCCCTACTGCTGTTGTCTCGGCGGACGAACTGAATCAAACCGACGATGTCGTACTGGCGGCCATCACGAGTGTGGTACGACCGAAGTTGGATGCGTGGCAATTGCAGATCAATCCAGCTAGGCCCGATTCGCGCGGCACTGGCCTGCTTGCAACCTCGGTAATCGATTGCGGGAATGTGCTCACTGTCGACCAAGGCTTTGTATTGAAGAAGCTCGGACGACTTCCCCGTAGCATCATGACACAAGTCGATAATTGCCTTGCCAAAGCGCTTGGAGTTAAGCCGTAG
- a CDS encoding ferredoxin family protein: MTHVVCEPCFGCKYTDCVVVCPVECFYEGEKMLYIHPDECIDCEACVPECPVEAIFHEDNVPEDWKDFTALNAEMAPQCPVITEKKEPLAGAE, from the coding sequence ATGACTCACGTCGTTTGCGAACCGTGCTTCGGGTGCAAGTACACCGATTGCGTGGTCGTCTGCCCGGTCGAATGCTTCTACGAAGGCGAGAAGATGCTCTACATCCATCCGGATGAGTGCATCGACTGCGAGGCCTGTGTGCCCGAGTGTCCCGTTGAAGCGATCTTCCATGAAGACAACGTGCCCGAGGACTGGAAGGACTTCACGGCGCTGAATGCCGAGATGGCGCCGCAGTGCCCGGTCATCACCGAAAAGAAAGAGCCGCTCGCCGGCGCTGAATAG